The DNA window CGTTATCAGAAACGGGAAAACAGTTCCTCTCATCACTCGACTCCTTCTTGCTTCAAATGTACACACCTGACGTGAGCGAGCGTTCACTCATAACCGATCTTCAGGCACACCTTGTGGCGTGGCTCCTCGTATTCGGGCTCTTCGGCGCGGTCCCCATCCTGGGACAGGCCCAGGCGCCCGACGACAATGCCCAGTCCCTCCGGCTGACGGTGGACGAGGCCCTGTCCCGCGCCCGCAGTGAGAGCTTCTCGGTGCGATCGGCAGAGGCCTCCCACCGCGCCGCTCGGGCGCGCAAGCGGCAGTCGCTCGGCGTCTTCCTGCCGCAGGTGACCCTCTCGGAGCAGGGCTTTGCCTCCACCGATCCGGTAAACGCCTTCGGCTTCACACTCAAGCAGGAACGCTTCACCCAGCAGGACTTCGCGGTCGACGCGCTCAACACCCCCGACCGCGTTGACCACTTCGCCACGCAGATTGAGGTGCGCCAGCCGCTTCTGAACCTCGACGGCATCTTTGAGCGTCGGGCGGCCGCCGACGCCGCTGACGCTGCGGCCAAACAAGGGGAGTGGACGCGATCAATGGTCACGTTTCAGGTGAAGAAGGGCTACTACGGCCTGCTGCTGGCCGAGCGCCGCGTGGAAGTGATCGAGTCGGCCCTCGAAGCGGCCCGCACCAACCGGGATCAGGCGCAGGCCCTCTACGAGGAAGGCATCATCACCCGGGCCGACCAGCTGGCCGCCGAGGTGCGCGTCTCGGAGCTGGAGAGTGAGCGCACCGACGCGATGGCCGCGCGCCGCACGGCCGCGGACCGGCTCCGCTTTCTCATCGGCATCGAGGAGAATGTCGACATTATGCCGACCGAC is part of the Salinibacter sp. 10B genome and encodes:
- a CDS encoding TolC family protein; this encodes MYTPDVSERSLITDLQAHLVAWLLVFGLFGAVPILGQAQAPDDNAQSLRLTVDEALSRARSESFSVRSAEASHRAARARKRQSLGVFLPQVTLSEQGFASTDPVNAFGFTLKQERFTQQDFAVDALNTPDRVDHFATQIEVRQPLLNLDGIFERRAAADAADAAAKQGEWTRSMVTFQVKKGYYGLLLAERRVEVIESALEAARTNRDQAQALYEEGIITRADQLAAEVRVSELESERTDAMAARRTAADRLRFLIGIEENVDIMPTDSLALERASVESISVPEINRRRSDMQALRSQADAAREKVRSRWLAFVPTLNAQGTTGWYDDAPFETKGQSWTAGVSLSWSVFEGYQQIGEAQQAEAELQRAEITLQQHSLQNEVEISSTRRDIEAARERIDQARRAVAQAEESLRIRSDRYGEGMARTTDLLQAEATLAERRLAYLKALYDHNVAVYRLEMLTERDLTAER